The Pongo abelii isolate AG06213 chromosome 20, NHGRI_mPonAbe1-v2.0_pri, whole genome shotgun sequence genome window below encodes:
- the LOC100437248 gene encoding zinc finger protein 44 isoform X8 — protein sequence MAVCYGTFWGYPKMLEAANLMEGLVDISPWVSLRRGQPEVLGWGLPKDQDSVAFEDVAVNFTHEEWALLGPSQKNLYRDVMRETIRNLNFIGMKWENQNIDDQYQNLRRNSRCDVVERFGKSKDGSQCGETLSQIRNSIVNRNTPTKVDACGSSVNGEVIMGHSSLNCYIRVDTGHKHQECHKYAEKPYTHKQCGKGLSYRHSFQTRERPHTGKKLYDCKECGKTFSSPGNLRRHMVVKGGDGPHKCELCGKAFFWPSLLRMHERTHTGEKPYECKHCSKAFPVYSSYLRHEKIHTGEKPYECKQCSRAFPDYSSYLRHERTHTGEKPYKCKQCGKAFSVSGSLRVHERIHTGEKPYTCKQCGKAFCHLGSFQRHMIMHSGDGPHKCKICGKGFDFPGSARIHEGTHTLEKPYECKQCGKLLSHRSSFRRHMMAHTGDGPHKCTVCGKAFDSPSVFRRHERTHTGEKPYECKQCGKAFRTSSSLRKHETTHTGEQPYKCKCGKAFSDFFSFQNHETTHSEEEPYECKECGKAFSSFKYFCRHERTHSEEKSYECQICGKAFSRFSYLKTHERTHTAEKPYECKQCRKAFFWPSFLLRHERTHTGERPYECKHCGKAFSRSSFCREHERTHTGEKPYECKECGKAFSSLSSFNRHKRTHWKDIL from the exons GACTCAGTGGCCTTTGAGGATGTGGCTGTGAACTTCACCCATGAGGAGTGGGCTTTGCTGGGTCCATCACAGAAGAATCTCTACAGAGATGTGATGCGAGAAACCATTAGGAACCTGAACTTTATAG gaatgaaatgggaaaacCAGAACATTGATGATCAGTACCAAAATCTCAGGAGAAATTCAAG aTGTGATGTGGTAGAGAGATTTGGTAAAAGTAAAGATGGTAGTCAGTGTGGAGAAACCTTAAGCCAGATTCGAAATAGTATTGTAAACAGGAACACTCCCACCAAAGTAGATGCATGTGGAAGCAGTGTGAATGGAGAAGTCATAATGGGTCATTCATCCCTGAATTGCTACATCAGAGTTGACACTGGACACAAACACCAGGAGTGTCACAAATATGCAGAGAAGCCATATACACATAAGCAGTGTGGGAAAGGCTTAAGTTATCGCCATTCCTTTCAAACACGTGAAAGGCCTCACACTGGAAAGAAACTCTATgattgtaaggaatgtggaaaaaccTTCAGTTCTCCTGGAAACCTTCGAAGACATATGGTAGTAAAAGGTGGAGATGGACCTCATAAATGTGAATTGTGTGGGAAAGCCTTTTTTTGGCCCAGTTTATTACGTATGCATgaaagaactcacactggagagaaaccgtaCGAATGTAAGCACTGTTCTAAAGCCTTCCCTGTTTACAGTTCCTACCTAAGACATGAAAAAAtacacactggagagaaaccgtaTGAATGTAAGCAGTGTTCCAGAGCCTTCCCTGATTATAGTTCATATCTAAGACATgaaagaactcacactggagagaaaccctacaaatgtaaacaatgtgggaaagccttcagtgTTTCTGGTTCCCTTCGAGTACATgaaagaattcacactggagagaaaccctatacaTGTAAACAGTGTGGGAAAGCGTTTTGTCATCTTGGAAGCTTTCAAAGACACATGATAATGCACAGTGGAGATGGACCTCATAAATGTAAGATATGTGGGAAAGGCTTTGATTTTCCTGGTTCAGCACGAATTCATGAAGGAACTCACACTctagagaaaccctatgaatgtaagcaATGTGGGAAATTGTTATCTCATCGCTCAAGCTTTCGAAGACACATGATGGCACACACTGGAGATGGCCCTCATAAATGCACAgtatgtgggaaagcctttgatTCTCCTAGTGTATTTCGAAGACATGAaaggactcacactggagagaaaccctatgaatgcaagcaatgtgggaaagccttccgTACTTCCAGTTCCCTTCGAAAACatgaaacaacacacactggagagcaaccctataaatgtaaatgtggaaaagcttttagtgatttcttttcctttcaaaatcATGAAACAACACACAGTGAAGAGGAGCCTTACGAATGTAAGGAGTGTGGGAAAGCATTTAGttcttttaaatacttttgtCGCCATGAAAGGACTCACAGTGAAGAAAAATCTTATGAGTGTCAAAtttgtgggaaagccttcagtcGTTTCAGTTACTTAAAAACTCATGAAAGGACTCACACGGCAGAGAAGCCATATGAATGTAAGCAATGCAGGAAAGCATTCTTTTGGCCCTCTTTCCTTCTAAGACATGAAAGGACTCACACTGGAGAAAGACCCTATGAATGTAAACACTGTGGTAAAGCCTTCAGTCGTTCCAGTTTCTGTCGAGAACATgaaagaactcacactggagagaagccctatgaatgtaaggaatgtgggaaagccttcagttCTCTCAGTTCCTTTAATAGACATAAAAGGACGCACTGGAAGGATATTCTATAA
- the LOC100437248 gene encoding zinc finger protein 44 isoform X3 yields MKWENQNIDDQYQNLRRNSRCDVVERFGKSKDGSQCGETLSQIRNSIVNRNTPTKVDACGSSVNGEVIMGHSSLNCYIRVDTGHKHQECHKYAEKPYTHKQCGKGLSYRHSFQTRERPHTGKKLYDCKECGKTFSSPGNLRRHMVVKGGDGPHKCELCGKAFFWPSLLRMHERTHTGEKPYECKHCSKAFPVYSSYLRHEKIHTGEKPYECKQCSRAFPDYSSYLRHERTHTGEKPYKCKQCGKAFSVSGSLRVHERIHTGEKPYTCKQCGKAFCHLGSFQRHMIMHSGDGPHKCKICGKGFDFPGSARIHEGTHTLEKPYECKQCGKLLSHRSSFRRHMMAHTGDGPHKCTVCGKAFDSPSVFRRHERTHTGEKPYECKQCGKAFRTSSSLRKHETTHTGEQPYKCKCGKAFSDFFSFQNHETTHSEEEPYECKECGKAFSSFKYFCRHERTHSEEKSYECQICGKAFSRFSYLKTHERTHTAEKPYECKQCRKAFFWPSFLLRHERTHTGERPYECKHCGKAFSRSSFCREHERTHTGEKPYECKECGKAFSSLSSFNRHKRTHWKDIL; encoded by the exons atgaaatgggaaaacCAGAACATTGATGATCAGTACCAAAATCTCAGGAGAAATTCAAG aTGTGATGTGGTAGAGAGATTTGGTAAAAGTAAAGATGGTAGTCAGTGTGGAGAAACCTTAAGCCAGATTCGAAATAGTATTGTAAACAGGAACACTCCCACCAAAGTAGATGCATGTGGAAGCAGTGTGAATGGAGAAGTCATAATGGGTCATTCATCCCTGAATTGCTACATCAGAGTTGACACTGGACACAAACACCAGGAGTGTCACAAATATGCAGAGAAGCCATATACACATAAGCAGTGTGGGAAAGGCTTAAGTTATCGCCATTCCTTTCAAACACGTGAAAGGCCTCACACTGGAAAGAAACTCTATgattgtaaggaatgtggaaaaaccTTCAGTTCTCCTGGAAACCTTCGAAGACATATGGTAGTAAAAGGTGGAGATGGACCTCATAAATGTGAATTGTGTGGGAAAGCCTTTTTTTGGCCCAGTTTATTACGTATGCATgaaagaactcacactggagagaaaccgtaCGAATGTAAGCACTGTTCTAAAGCCTTCCCTGTTTACAGTTCCTACCTAAGACATGAAAAAAtacacactggagagaaaccgtaTGAATGTAAGCAGTGTTCCAGAGCCTTCCCTGATTATAGTTCATATCTAAGACATgaaagaactcacactggagagaaaccctacaaatgtaaacaatgtgggaaagccttcagtgTTTCTGGTTCCCTTCGAGTACATgaaagaattcacactggagagaaaccctatacaTGTAAACAGTGTGGGAAAGCGTTTTGTCATCTTGGAAGCTTTCAAAGACACATGATAATGCACAGTGGAGATGGACCTCATAAATGTAAGATATGTGGGAAAGGCTTTGATTTTCCTGGTTCAGCACGAATTCATGAAGGAACTCACACTctagagaaaccctatgaatgtaagcaATGTGGGAAATTGTTATCTCATCGCTCAAGCTTTCGAAGACACATGATGGCACACACTGGAGATGGCCCTCATAAATGCACAgtatgtgggaaagcctttgatTCTCCTAGTGTATTTCGAAGACATGAaaggactcacactggagagaaaccctatgaatgcaagcaatgtgggaaagccttccgTACTTCCAGTTCCCTTCGAAAACatgaaacaacacacactggagagcaaccctataaatgtaaatgtggaaaagcttttagtgatttcttttcctttcaaaatcATGAAACAACACACAGTGAAGAGGAGCCTTACGAATGTAAGGAGTGTGGGAAAGCATTTAGttcttttaaatacttttgtCGCCATGAAAGGACTCACAGTGAAGAAAAATCTTATGAGTGTCAAAtttgtgggaaagccttcagtcGTTTCAGTTACTTAAAAACTCATGAAAGGACTCACACGGCAGAGAAGCCATATGAATGTAAGCAATGCAGGAAAGCATTCTTTTGGCCCTCTTTCCTTCTAAGACATGAAAGGACTCACACTGGAGAAAGACCCTATGAATGTAAACACTGTGGTAAAGCCTTCAGTCGTTCCAGTTTCTGTCGAGAACATgaaagaactcacactggagagaagccctatgaatgtaaggaatgtgggaaagccttcagttCTCTCAGTTCCTTTAATAGACATAAAAGGACGCACTGGAAGGATATTCTATAA